CTGACAACGCCGGTGGCCTGATAGCCGTCCATCACCGGCATTTGGATATCCATCAGCACCAGGTCAAACGGCTCGCCTTCGTTTTTCGCACTTGCGATGGCATTCACCGCTTCCAGGCCGTTATTGACTATGGTCAGGAGTATGCCTTTCCCTTCAAGCAATTCCCGGGCAACTTGCTGGTTGATGACATTATCTTCTGCCAGCAGCAGTTTAAGACCCTTGAGATTAATATCCTGCGACTGCTGGCGTAACTGGTTTTCCCTCAGCTCGCTCAGCTGCTCACTGCTGCCGATTTTCGAGGCAATCATGTTAAACATGGCGGTTAAGTTCACCGGCTTTTGCAGATAGCCGTCAAGGGCGTCTTTACCTTCCTTGAGAGCATCAAAACCGTCGAAACCCGTCACCATGATAATAATGGGCGGATTGCTGTCACGAGTTTGTGCCTTGATCAGCCTGGAGGTTTCCACACCGTCAAGCCCGGGCATGTGCCAGTCCATAAAAATAATGTCATAAGGTTTGCAGTTGGGAGTGATGGCCACCCGGCGGATTTCTTCCAGCGCCGCTTCGCCGGAAGACACCGCATAGGCTTCAAAGTCCAGTGACAGCAGGATTTCCGTCAGGCTCTCCAGCGCGGTGGCATTGTCATCAACTATCAATACCCGCTTGCCCTTAAGAGCGTCGTCGCGGGGAATATAATGGGCATCGCGCTCAGGGTCCAGGGCAAATGTCACCTTAAAGAAAAAGGTACTGCCGGCATCCGGCTCGCTTTCAACCCGTATTTCCCCGCCCATTAATTCCACCAGCTGCTTGGAAATGGTCAACCCTAAGCCGGTGCCGCCATATTTGCGCGTGGTAGAAGTATCCGCCTGAGTAAACGACTGGAACAGCTTATCCTTTTGCGCTTGGGTCATGCCTATGCCGGTATCTTTCACGGAAAAACTCAGTGCCGCCTCCTTTTCGTCCTGGCTGTCGCAACAGACGGAAATAGCAATCTCGCCGTTTTCCGTGAACTTGACCGCATTGCTGGCCAGGTTCAGCAGGATCTGCCCCAGGCGCAAAGGGTCGCCGATCAGGTTGCAGGGAATGTCATGGGGACAGGAAATGGTGATTTCCGTGCCTTTGGCCTTGGCGCTGGTGACGATTAAACTGGATAAATCCATCAGCACTTCATTGAGATCAAAGGACACCTTTTCCATATGCAGTTTGCCCGCTTCAATTTTGGAAAAGTCCAGGATGTCGTTGATAATGCGCAGCAGTGCCTGCGAAGACGAACTGATTTTCGAAAGGTAATCCCGCTGCGGCGGGGTCAGCTGGGTTTTAAGCGCCAGGTAAGACAGGCCGATAATGGCATTCATCGGCGTGCGTATTTCATGGCTCATATTGGCGAGGAAATCGCTTTTCGCCTGACTGGCCATATCCGCCTGCACCAGGGCATCTTTAAGCTCGGAAGTGCGCTCTTCCACCAGCTTTTGCACCGAACGGTTCTGCTTAAACAAAAAGGCGATAAACAAGGAAATCATCAGGCTAAAGGCGCTGCCGCCGACTAAAATGGATAACGCCAGCCGGGTTTCCGTGCCGCCTTCATAGTCGGGGAACACACGCCAGTTAAAAATCCACATGAATTTTCCCACCATGACCTTCACCGGGAAGGTTTTCACTATCTGCTGTTCCCTGCCTTCCGGCTGATAGAGCAGTTTTTCTATGGTTTTGCCGTTTTCCAAACGCCAGTTGCCCACCAGTTCGAAATTCAAGCCTTCGGGAACGTGCACGGCTTCCAGGCTTCGGGCAAAATCCGTGATATCCGGCATGGAAACCACCACTCCCCTGATGCTGTCGGTTTCAATATAAAGGGCGGCCAGGCTGAACTTAGTGCCGTATTCATCTTCAAACGGCGGTCCCAGCACCACTTCTCCCGGAGAGTTGATTGCCGTAAGGATAGGCAGTTTCGCCTGCGGTAAATTGATAAGATTCGAACCCACTTCCAGGATGCCGGATTCTTCACTGCTTAAGCTAATAATAAACTTCTGCTCGTCGATCTCCGGCGCAGAAAATTCAACAAAGGCGGCATTAAGCAGCGGCATGCCCGACTCGGAGCCGCTGAAAAAATCATAGGCATCCATCATTTCATCTTCGGTCACCTCGGTCGAACTTAAAAACAGGTTGGCAAAACCGCGCATCGGTCCAACAAAATGGGAAACCCAGAACTGGCCGATATCGGATATGCTCTTGGCATCCTGCGCCGCACGCTCTAACCAGGCGGTTTCGGCTTTTGCCCGGATGCTGTTATGCACCTGGTATGAGGCGGTGATGCCGACTAAAAGTATGACTATAACAATAAGTAATTGAACTGGCTTCACAGGCCGCTTCTCCATGAAGTAGTGGGTAAAAGATATCAGGGGCTAATTAACGGAATATACCGTACGAAAACCGTTAGGGGCTAAGGTCGTGGCCCGGTCAAAGGTTCTTAAATTGCCGCTGTGCACCACGTTGAGCATAACGCCGACATGCTTATAATATTGTTTACCTTCGAGGATGCGGACGATCTGATCGATGGCGATACGCCCCTGGATCACGGATGACAGGGACACCGCGGCGGCAATTTTTCCCCGCTTGATGCCGGTATACACCCCGGGGGTGAAATACTGGGTCACCAGCCTGACCTTTTTATCCAGTTTTTGTTTGCGCAACATAGGAATCGCCACTTCGGCGGTTACCGCAGTCCCGGCGATATAATCGAGATCCAAGTCGCCCG
This genomic window from Thalassomonas viridans contains:
- a CDS encoding response regulator encodes the protein MKPVQLLIVIVILLVGITASYQVHNSIRAKAETAWLERAAQDAKSISDIGQFWVSHFVGPMRGFANLFLSSTEVTEDEMMDAYDFFSGSESGMPLLNAAFVEFSAPEIDEQKFIISLSSEESGILEVGSNLINLPQAKLPILTAINSPGEVVLGPPFEDEYGTKFSLAALYIETDSIRGVVVSMPDITDFARSLEAVHVPEGLNFELVGNWRLENGKTIEKLLYQPEGREQQIVKTFPVKVMVGKFMWIFNWRVFPDYEGGTETRLALSILVGGSAFSLMISLFIAFLFKQNRSVQKLVEERTSELKDALVQADMASQAKSDFLANMSHEIRTPMNAIIGLSYLALKTQLTPPQRDYLSKISSSSQALLRIINDILDFSKIEAGKLHMEKVSFDLNEVLMDLSSLIVTSAKAKGTEITISCPHDIPCNLIGDPLRLGQILLNLASNAVKFTENGEIAISVCCDSQDEKEAALSFSVKDTGIGMTQAQKDKLFQSFTQADTSTTRKYGGTGLGLTISKQLVELMGGEIRVESEPDAGSTFFFKVTFALDPERDAHYIPRDDALKGKRVLIVDDNATALESLTEILLSLDFEAYAVSSGEAALEEIRRVAITPNCKPYDIIFMDWHMPGLDGVETSRLIKAQTRDSNPPIIIMVTGFDGFDALKEGKDALDGYLQKPVNLTAMFNMIASKIGSSEQLSELRENQLRQQSQDINLKGLKLLLAEDNVINQQVARELLEGKGILLTIVNNGLEAVNAIASAKNEGEPFDLVLMDIQMPVMDGYQATGVVRKHSSPEQLPIIAMTAHALVGEKEKSLMNGMNDHITKPIDPDILFSTVAKWTNSDDNKQAGHNNVSEHESGSGLESTLDKDPVKDQDDLPELPGIELQRALITVNDNRGLLIKLLTEFYQDYQSAGEDIIQALACDGQEFVARKLHTIKGAGGTLGALALSEAAQVLEAQVLSGDREPAALEGFIAEFDKVMAGLAAFVAPCPVTVSGVAEDVLVQEAEEADAEQVAAKLQELKQLLESGSSHAGDALLGLKYLLSDEDAAVMDNLSELVKDYEFDEAIEALDQVEQELSILKE